In Planococcus shixiaomingii, the DNA window GCCAACTATTCTGGCTACTGGATATAACAGCAATCTGAGACTCTTTTTTAATTTACTGTTAGAACTGTATGCCCATTCTCTAGTGTATGAGTACTTTAATAGGTGTATTGCAGAAATCAGTAAATTATCAAGTGTTCTAATTATTTTGTTGGAGGCAACTTTATCAATTGGAAAAAGATCAATATATACTCCGTTCTTCATATCAATTTTTTGCATATTAAAATCTATAAGTGTTGTAGAGGTATCAATTAACTTGCAAAAGTTCAAAGGATATTTTGAATCAGTTTGATAAGTTTGAATGAAAAGATTGGGTGAAAAAAAATTTTGGGCTTCATTGATGAATCGGTTATATTCTTCTCTTAATAATGCAACGTCTATATCATCGTCCCAAGGGATAAATCCTTGATGCCTGACTGCGCCTAATAGCGTCCCTGAGGATAAGGTGTAATTTATCCCTAATTTTTTACAAACCCTATCAAATTCTATTAAAATGTTTAAC includes these proteins:
- a CDS encoding LicD family protein, which codes for MKINEKELKKLKEAELNILIEFDRVCKKLGINYTLSSGTLLGAVRHQGFIPWDDDIDVALLREEYNRFINEAQNFFSPNLFIQTYQTDSKYPLNFCKLIDTSTTLIDFNMQKIDMKNGVYIDLFPIDKVASNKIIRTLDNLLISAIHLLKYSYTREWAYSSNSKLKKSLRLLLYPVARIVGFSFFNRLETYIRTKNNNDKNKYTYGDRTTASYQYKDNMLMDIEIFNEYDHISFEKYDFQSIKNKDAYLKASYGDYMKLPPIEEQTFTHEFLEVKFSTN